A stretch of the Ischnura elegans chromosome 5, ioIscEleg1.1, whole genome shotgun sequence genome encodes the following:
- the LOC124159463 gene encoding arrestin homolog, translated as MIPLLFLVFVVAVKVFKKSTPNGKITVYLGKRDFVDHLDTVDPIDGVIVVESEYLKGRKVFGQVTTTYRYGREEDEVMGVKFSKEICIAKAQIVPSKDKQSEITPMQERLVKKLGPNAYPFTFQFPACSPSSVTLQAGDDEDGKPLGVEYAIKTWVGDHFDDRGHKRSAITLAIKKLQYAPPTRGNRLPSSLVSKGFTFSQGKINLEVTLDKEIYYHGEKVCPNIIITNNSRKSVKNIKVYVVQHCEVTMVNAQFSKFVASLETREGCPITPGASLTKSFYLVPLASSNKDRRGIALDGHLKDDDVNLASSTLVMEGKSPSEAMGIVISYSLRVVLNCGALGGDLQTDVPFKLLHPAPGTDANVNAAAEKKAKSIERSKYENSHYTNDDDDNIVFEDFARLRQEAA; from the exons ATGATCCCTTTGCTCTTCCTCGTCTTTGTGGTCGCCGtaaaagtcttcaaaaaatcaactccaaatg GCAAAATCACAGTCTACCTCGGCAAGCGTGACTTTGTTGACCACTTGGACACTGTTGACCCGATCGACGGAGTCATCGTCGTGGAAAGCGAGTATCTTAAAGGACGTAAAGTTTTCGGACAA GTGACGACAACGTACCGCTATGGCCGAGAAGAAGACGAGGTCATGGGAGTCAAGTTCAGTAAAGAAATCTGCATCGCAAAAGCGCAGATCGTCCCTTCAAAGGACAAACAGTCAGAAATCACTCCAATGCAG GAGCGATTGGTGAAGAAGCTTGGGCCCAACGCGTATCCCTTCACCTTCCAATTCCCAGCATGCTCTCCTTCCTCGGTGACGCTCCAGGCCGGAGACGACGAGGACGGAAAGCCCCTTGGTGTGGAGTACGCCATCAAGACATGGGTCGGGGACCACTTCGACGACAGGGGACACAAGCGATCCGCCATCACTCTCGCCATCAAGAAG CTGCAATATGCTCCACCAACCCGAGGCAACCGCCTTCCAAGTTCCCTCGTCTCCAAGGGATTCACATTCTCTCAGGGAAAGATCAACCTCGAGGTCACTCTCGACAAGGAAATCTACTATCATGGAGAGAAGGTCTGCCCCAACATCATCATCACCAACAACTCCCGCAAATCAGTCAAGAACATCAAG GTCTATGTTGTGCAGCACTGCGAGGTGACCATGGTGAACGCTCAGTTCTCCAAGTTCGTGGCTAGCCTGGAGACCCGCGAAGGGTGCCCCATCACTCCTGGAGCCTCCCTCACCAAGTCCTTCTACCTGGTGCCACTCGCATCCTCCAACAAGGACCGACGCGGAATCGCTCTCGACGGACATCTTAAG GACGATGACGTTAACCTGGCCTCTTCCACCTTGGTCATGGAGGGCAAGTCTCCATCGGAAGCGATGGGTATCGTCATCTCCTACTCTCTTCGCGTCGTCCTCAACTGCGGAGCCCTCGGCGGAGACCTGCAGACTGATGTGCCATTCAAGCTCCTCCACCCTGCTCCAG GCACTGACGCAAACGTGAACGCAGCCGCTGAGAAGAAGGCCAAGTCCATCGAGCGCTCCAAGTACGAGAACTCACACTATACCAACGATGACGACGACAACATCGTCTTCGAGGACTTCGCTCGACTCCGCCAGGAGGCAGCGTAG